From Argopecten irradians isolate NY chromosome 3, Ai_NY, whole genome shotgun sequence:
ACtcttgtgcctttttctaataaTAACAAGTCATCAATAAATGGTTTTAGAAAAGTTAACATTTGAGGTTTTTTTTGGACCGATCCATAAACCCGGAAGCAGAAGATTTTCAGGATTGCGTCTAACCTTAAATGGAAGTTCATTTATTGCAAAATACAAAGGCCACATTGAGATGTTTGAACTTTTGAATAAGGGTATTCCATCAGTATTCCACAAAagagaaatattattttcattagacAACACATGATCCAAAGATTTGTATAATTCACCATCATATACATCTTTCTATATTATCTGTTTCCTTTTTTTCTCTTCTGAATCTAAAAAGAATGCTCTCTCTGAATGATTTATTATAGAAAAGTTTTATGTATTTGATCAATCAAAGGGATTTCTACAAAATAACTTCTGTTTTCTTGTTTTGATAAACTAGATCTGCATGCTTGATTTGGACACTCTTCCATTATACTATCAATGCTAAATAAACATGAAGAACAATACATGTGTTTTTTTGGAGGAATTTTGAGATTTTGAAACCATTTCTTAAAAATATGTCAAGAAGTTggtattgtattattttctttacaatGTATCTCTGTGAGGTTTAACAACTTACACAGTCCATTACCAGTAAGATTTTCTTGGAGTGCAAATGTAATATGAAGTAGCATACTAGCACCTGTCGATATTCTAGCACCTTCATACACAGGTAGATCTTTCAAGTCAGCTGTTTCACAAATATTGTCTTCAAAACAGCTGAAATTTAATACACTTTCACTTTCTTCATCAGAAGAACATGAAGTTGGTGGTGTCATATTGTGATCACTGTCTGTATCATCATCTGAGAAATTTCCATCGGATAAGTCGGCTTGGAATTTCAGTAGAGTGGTATCCATGGATTTGTCTTGGTCAGTGAGGAGCTTATTACCGGTAGGAACATCAGTTTCAAGTTTATTTTGAGAGTCTGTAGGAAGAGCATTAGTATTTTCAGCTTCATCCATTGAGATGATTTCCCCATCTAGATCTAcacgatttaaaggatttgcaTCTTCAAACTCAGCTGTCGTCATCACAACTTCACTTTGAAAAATCTGTTTTTCCTTAGAGTTATCACCATTTGCATTAATCTCTTTTTGAATATATCTTGGTGCATGCTGTAAAGGCTCTCTGTCAGTCAAGTAACCACAGTATCTTTTCCCAGATTTCCTTACTCGCTTTTTCACTTCAGTATACTCTTTATTTTCAGTGGTGTTGCGTTTAACA
This genomic window contains:
- the LOC138320039 gene encoding uncharacterized protein; translated protein: MHSPSLDDHMFDMHARNSQQDDLFKCRPAINDIDQQWKLWKSATAFTYGYLLTQDGYAELTSIVKRSLHGKYKIVKQKINFLWLFSTFIHITCEYFKRITLNVAIICFLLITHFITDKNGLHRAYLIVYFLLLRGGVELNPGPPVKRNTTENKEYTEVKKRVRKSGKRYCGYLTDREPLQHAPRYIQKEINANGDNSKEKQIFQSEVVMTTAEFEDANPLNRVDLDGEIISMDEAENTNALPTDSQNKLETDVPTGNKLLTDQDKSMDTTLLKFQADLSDGNFSDDDTDSDHNMTPPTSCSSDEESESVLNFSCFEDNICETADLKDLPVYEGARISTGASMLLHITFALQENLTGNGLCKLLNLTEIHCKENNTIPTS